In Pedobacter sp. SL55, the following proteins share a genomic window:
- a CDS encoding alpha-galactosidase, giving the protein MKCKFSISFVLNFFLLTALLPKYVFAQGEIISIETKNHALVLNVTGKKDLNTIYLGKKLANKEEYAAISSAYKQTEDYTEILNSAYTPSGSRNLVEPAITATHADGNNSLDLRYIKHEIKTLKPGVSLTKIYLKDPVYPFEVSLFYKTYFNEDVVEQWTEISHKEKGLVTLHKYASANLHIKRNDFWLRQFYGDWAKEMQAEESKITHGIKTLDSKLGTRANLFQPPVFMVSFNKPATETEGEVLFGSLQWSGNFRTDLELDHQDNLRIISGINNFASPYALKANEVFTTPVFMYTFSAEGKGLASRNLHNWAREYKLLDGNGERLTLLNNWEATYFDFDEKILKDLLKSTKKLGVDLFLLDDGWFANKYPRNGDVAGLGDWQENKKKLPNGISSLVTEATANGVKFGIWIEPEMVNPKSELYEKNPDWVIKQPQREEHYFRNQLVLDLSNPKVQDFVFGVVDGLFTKNPELAYIKWDCNAVIYNAHSAYLKNQSHLYIEYVRGLYKVLEKIRTKYPKVPIMLCSGGGGRVDYAALQYFTEFWPSDNTDPLERIFIQWENSYFYPAISSANHVTDWGKQPIKFRTDVAMMGKLGFDIVIDHLKENDLKFAQQSVKNYDAVKHIIWKGDQYRLSHPKKDDVAAMLFVSKDKASALLCNYLVNNRYGAGSKFPVKLEGLDPNKKYKLTETNLYPETKSATDESKVYSGDFLMKVGFNPQVNKDRASVILKIEAQ; this is encoded by the coding sequence ATGAAATGTAAATTCTCCATCTCATTCGTATTGAATTTTTTCTTGTTAACTGCTTTACTTCCAAAATATGTATTTGCGCAAGGCGAAATAATTTCAATCGAAACTAAAAATCATGCTTTAGTATTAAATGTGACAGGGAAAAAAGATTTGAATACTATCTACTTAGGTAAAAAGCTGGCTAACAAAGAAGAGTATGCAGCAATTTCATCAGCATATAAGCAAACAGAAGATTATACTGAAATTCTAAATTCTGCTTATACGCCTTCTGGATCCAGAAACTTGGTAGAGCCCGCAATTACGGCAACCCATGCCGACGGCAACAATTCGTTAGATTTAAGATACATTAAACACGAAATAAAAACTTTAAAACCCGGTGTGTCTCTCACAAAAATTTATTTGAAAGATCCTGTTTATCCTTTTGAAGTTTCATTATTCTACAAAACATATTTTAATGAAGATGTGGTAGAGCAATGGACAGAAATAAGCCACAAAGAAAAAGGGCTAGTAACATTACATAAGTACGCTTCGGCAAATTTGCATATTAAGAGAAACGATTTCTGGTTACGTCAATTTTATGGAGACTGGGCTAAAGAAATGCAAGCAGAAGAAAGCAAAATTACACATGGCATTAAAACACTAGATTCTAAATTAGGTACCAGAGCAAACCTTTTTCAGCCTCCAGTTTTTATGGTATCTTTTAACAAGCCTGCGACAGAAACAGAGGGCGAAGTGTTGTTTGGATCTTTACAATGGAGCGGTAATTTTAGAACAGATTTAGAATTAGATCATCAAGATAACCTTAGGATTATTTCTGGAATAAATAATTTTGCATCTCCTTATGCTTTAAAAGCGAATGAAGTATTTACAACTCCAGTTTTTATGTATACTTTCTCTGCAGAAGGTAAGGGTTTGGCAAGCAGAAACTTGCATAATTGGGCTAGAGAATATAAATTGCTAGATGGAAATGGAGAGCGTTTAACCTTATTAAACAATTGGGAAGCCACCTATTTCGATTTTGATGAGAAAATTTTAAAAGATCTTCTAAAAAGCACTAAAAAACTAGGTGTTGATTTATTCTTATTGGATGATGGATGGTTTGCAAACAAATACCCTCGAAATGGTGATGTAGCAGGTTTGGGAGATTGGCAAGAGAACAAGAAAAAATTGCCTAATGGTATTTCTTCTTTAGTAACAGAGGCTACAGCAAATGGCGTAAAATTTGGTATTTGGATAGAACCTGAAATGGTTAATCCAAAAAGTGAGTTATACGAAAAAAATCCTGATTGGGTAATTAAACAGCCTCAAAGAGAAGAGCACTATTTTAGAAATCAGTTAGTGTTAGACTTAAGTAACCCAAAAGTGCAGGATTTTGTATTTGGAGTTGTAGACGGTTTGTTTACTAAGAACCCAGAATTGGCATACATCAAATGGGATTGTAACGCTGTTATTTATAATGCGCACTCTGCATACCTTAAAAATCAATCGCACTTATATATAGAATATGTTAGGGGCCTATATAAGGTGTTAGAAAAAATTAGAACAAAATATCCTAAAGTACCAATAATGCTATGTTCTGGAGGCGGTGGAAGAGTAGATTATGCGGCCTTACAGTACTTTACAGAGTTTTGGCCAAGCGATAACACAGATCCTTTAGAAAGAATATTTATCCAATGGGAAAATTCATATTTTTATCCTGCAATTAGTAGCGCAAACCACGTTACAGATTGGGGCAAACAACCCATTAAATTCCGTACAGATGTTGCCATGATGGGCAAGTTAGGCTTCGATATTGTTATTGATCATTTGAAAGAGAACGATTTGAAATTTGCGCAACAATCCGTTAAAAATTATGATGCTGTAAAACATATCATCTGGAAAGGTGATCAGTACAGATTGTCGCATCCTAAAAAAGACGATGTTGCAGCTATGTTATTTGTATCGAAAGATAAAGCCTCGGCACTTTTATGTAATTACTTGGTAAATAACAGGTATGGTGCCGGAAGCAAATTTCCTGTTAAATTAGAAGGATTAGATCCTAATAAAAAATATAAATTGACTGAAACAAATCTATATCCTGAAACAAAAAGTGCAACTGATGAAAGCAAAGTGTATTCAGGCGATTTTTTAATGAAGGTTGGCTTCAATCCTCAAGTAAATAAAGATAGAGCAAGCGTTATATTAAAAATAGAAGCTCAATAG